The genomic interval CTTGCGGCTTGACGCGTCGTCATACCATCCGCCGCGGCCGGTGTAGTTCGTCGCCGGTCCGCCCTGGTTGACGCTGCCGACGAGCACCTTGCTCTCGCGGCCGATGTAGCCCCACCAGTCGCCCTTGGTGGGCATGGCGAAGGTAGAGGCGAGTTTTCCGGTGGCGCCGTCGATTTTCCAGCAGGTGTTCTCGACGGCTACGTAGAGGAACTGGTCGTCCGCGCACCAGTTGCCGCAGTCGTCGGGCATGTTCATGCGGATCATGTTGGGGATTTCGAGCGACCAGAGGATCGTGCCGTTGTGGGAGTCCATCGTGACGATCCGGCGCAGACCCTGGGCGTAAAGGCGCCCACCTGCCGCCAGGGGCGCGGGCTTGCGGGGCTCGCGGTCGGGCTGATATCGCGGGCCGGGGCGCCCCACCCACTGCACGGGCAATTCGGCAGTCGAGGTGGCCCCGCGAAGTTCTTCGCTGCCGTACGAGGTGTTGTCGGCGTTTCCGTACTGATGCGACCACGCGCCGGTTCCGGCGGGAATGGCTTTGGCGGTGACGGCGGGCTTGCCGCCTTCGCCGATGGCCACAGCCGCAAAACCCGGCTTGACCAGGCGGGCGACTTCAGACGCCGCATACGGCTGGTTGGGCGCGGCGATCACGAGGTTCGCCACGTCGCTGACCAACTCTACGTCATTGGCCTTGGGGGCGTGATGCAGCGAGACCCGCATCCCATATACCCCGGCGGCGATCAGGGCGGCGCGCCCTTTCTCGATGGCGGCCGCGTCTGTGTCGTACCCGATCACGCACAAGCTGCTGGCCTTGGCGATCTCGAAGGCAAGCTTGCCATCGCCGCACCCGAGCACCACGCACACGCCATCGCGAGCGGTCGTCTGAGCCAGGACATTCTGGGCAACGCTGGAAACCGGCGACGTATCGGCCCCGTAAGGCTGAGCACCCGCGTCGATCTGCGGGACGGTGTAATTGAATGTGGTGTCGAGCCCATGCACCCCGGTAGACCGCCCGGCGACGCGGATGATGTACTGATATCCCGCGCGCAGTTCCAGGCCGGTCATCTCGGCGGAGTGATCGGTGGTCTTCTGGGCCTTCTCGACCTTCTTGAAGTTCTGCCCGCGTCCGTATTCCAGCACGGTCGTGGCCGGTTCAGCGGTCTGCCAGAAGACCATCGCCTTGTCCGGGGCGGTGAACTGCACGTACGGGCCTACCGGCAGCTTGATAGGCGAGGGATCCGCTGCGCCCATCGCGGCGCCGCCGACGGCGGGAGGCGACTCCCCGCCGCTCTTGCCCCCGCGACCGAAGCAATACACGTGCCCGGCTTCGGTGCTGACGATCAGCCGCCCATCGGCGGCAGCAAGGCCCCATACCGTCCCGATCACCGGGGCCGTCCAAAGTTCCTTGCCATCGGCGGCATTGTACGCGGCTACGCGATCGGCCCCGCCGCCGAAGACCACGCCGCCGGCGACGATGACCACGCGGGCCTCGGGCAGGTTAGTGCTCCACTTGGATTCTCTTCTTCCAGCGGGAACGACGATGCCCCGCCCGCCGGCGACGAACGTATCGCCGGCGACCGCCACGTCGTACGCCCCGCCGATGCCGCCCAGCGACTGGCCCTTGTTGCCCGGTCCGCTGAGGATGTTGCCGCCGGGTCCGATCATGATGAAACTGCCCGACGACGCCCCGCCGAGGTCCTTGCCGTCGCTGCGCCGGAACCGCATGCCGGCCGAGCGCCCCTGCGGAATGATGAAATCCGTGTCCGTCAGCACGCCGGCGGCCTCGAGCGAAAACTGCTCGTACACGCGCACGTACCGTCCATCGCCGGTGGGTTTGCCCGTGGCGGCGTCCAGCGCGCAGACGTACGATCGCTCCCACGGCAGCATGCTGAAGGCGCAGTAGGCGGTGCCTTTGTCGACCATGACGCCGGTGCGGCAGGGCTGCACGGCGACGGCGCGGTTGTTGTTCATGATGCGCCGCACGTCGGCCTGGGGCGAGAAACGCCAGACTTCTTTTCCGTCGGCCAGAGCCAGGCAGTACGCGAAACCGTCATCACTGCCGAAGTAGACTTTGCCGGCGTCGACCGTGGGCGCCACGCGCACCGGGGCGCCGGTTGTGAAACGCCATCGTTCCTTGCCGGTAGCGGCATCTATGCAGTGCACCGAATCGTCGGCCGTCGAGCCGAACAGCACCGCCCCGCCGGCGGCGACGGCATAGAACGCCGGATCGTAGTTGCGCATGTCGCCGGGATTGCCGCCGTGGTAGGCGTCGATATGGGCCGCCCCGTCCCACGCCCGCTGGGGCAACTGCCCGCTGTGCCACGCCCAGAGCAGCCCCAGCGAGGCGACGTCGATCTTCTCGTCGGTAACCGAACTGCGGCGGTAATCATGTCGATACGTCGGCCAATCGCCCGCCGCGGCGGCCGAGACCAGGCCAAACAGAGCGACCATCGCAATCGAAAACAAGCGGCATCGGTTCATCGGCGATTCCTTTCGGGACAATCACACCACCTATATTAACCCCTCGCGCCAGAGAAAAGATTGCCAAATGCCCAAGGAAGTAATTCGCCGCCGAGGTCGCGGAGGCACAGAGGAGGGAGGCCGTACAGGGCGCCGTGGCGGGAGGGCAAAGCCCGCCAGCCACGATTTCTCCAGTGTGAGCGTTCGGGGATCGTGGCTCTCCGGGCCTTTGGCCCTGCGCGCCACGGCACCCCATCTCTGCGCTAACTGGCTTGCCGGGCGATGGCGGTCACTTCGTCGACCAGGGCCTGCGCGGCGGCGGGCTGGGCGGCTTCGGCGATGATGCGCATGATCGGTTCGGTGTTGCTGGCGCGGACGCAGACCCAGCCTTCGGGCAGGTCGATGCGCAGACCATCAGCGTCGTTGAACTCGGCGCCGCTGCGTGTGGCGAAGGCTTTGCGCACGGCCGCGGCGACCAGCACGTCCGCCCCGAGCGGGCAGGGAATCTTCGTCTTGATCATGGTGTATCGAGGCAGGGCGGCGACCAGTGCGCTGAGCGGGCGGCGCTGCTCGGCGATGTACTGCAGCACATACGCCATGGCCACCAGGCTGTTTCGCACGGGCACGACGGCAGGCTCGATCACGCCGCCGCCGCCCTCGCCGGCCAGCATGCATTGCGTCCGCAACATGCCCTCGACCACGTTGGCCTCGCCGGTGGGCGTTCGCACGACAGCGCAGCCGGCGGCCGCGGCGATATCGTCGACCATCCGCGACGTAACGAGATTGGTGGCGATGCGCCCCTTGCGCTGCGTCAGGACAAAAGCCGCCGCCAGGGCCAGCGTGTACTCCTCGCCGATGAACGTGCCCTTCTCGTCGACGATGGCCAGGCGGTCGGCGTCGGCGTCCTGGGCGAAGCCCACGTCGGCGCCGCTGCGGACGACGACGTCGCAAAGCTCCGTGACGTTTTCGGCGATGGGCTCGGGCGGATGGGCGAACTGCCCCGATGGCTCGGCGTTGATATGCGTCAAGCGGCAGGACAGCCGCTGCAGCAGCATGGCGGCCTCTTGCCCGCCGGCGCCGTTGACGCTGTCGACGGCGGCGCTGAGATTGCCCGCGGCGATGGTCCGCGCGTTGCAGTGGGCCAGCACGGTCTGCACGTGCGTTTCGGCCGCGGAGGTGTCCTGCCCCAGGGCCCCCTGCTGATGCGGGGGCAGAATGTCGAAGCCTCGCTGCTGCCAGATGCGTTTGAGGCGTTCGGCATCGACCGCCGCCAGGCCCGTGCCGATGGGCTGGAGGAACTTGATGCCGTTGTACTGGGCGGGATTGTGCGAGGCGGTGATGATGACGCCGCCATCGGCGTGGAGGCGGCGGGTCATCAGCGCCACCGCCGGCGTGCTGGCCAGGCCCACGTCGACGACCGAGACGCCGCTGGCGATGAGCCCCTGCACGATCGCGTCGCGAAACATCGGGCCCGAGGGGCGGCTGTCGCGCCCGATGACTGCCCGGCGGCCGGCGCCGAGCATGGCCCCGAACGCCAGACCGAAATCTTTGGCCACCTCGGCTGTGAGCGTCTTGCCCACCGTGCCGCGAACGCCGGAAACGGTTACCATTAAGCGGTCCATGAAAACTCCTTGAAAGCTGTGAGTTGAGGGTGGTGAGCAAAAACAAAGCCTCTCGGCGGTTCTCACCACTCACCACTCACCACTCACAACTAACTGAAGACAACTGAAGCATACCCTACCGTCGTATCGTCTTCATAGTCCGGATATTTGCGGTGTACGACTTCATAGCTGTTGGTGTACTCCAGGCAGACGCCCCGCGTGGCGCCCAGGGCGCGACAGGCGGCGATGGTCGCGGCGACGGCGCCGCTGCCGCAGGCGCTGCGATGCACATCGGCCTCGGCCAGCACCGCCTGGGCGTCCATCGCTTCGATGCGCTGCAGCATGCGGTTGTCGTTGCGGCGAGCCCACTGCTCGCCGGCGGCGCCGCGGCCGTGAGGGCTGCCGAAGTGCCCGCCATAGTGCGTCAGGTCGGTGCTGCCGACGACGCAGGAGTTTGGGAATGCGGCCAGAACGCCGCCGATCACCTGTCCGATGTCGATCGCCTCGGGCGCGGGGGGGACGGCGATGGGCACAATCTTCGCCCGCGGACAGATCACCTGGATAAACGGCACCTGCACCTCCAGCGAGTGCTCCTGATCGTGCGCGTGGGGATTGGCCCGCAACAGCGTGTCCGCCCCGGGCGCCGCGAGGATGGCTGCGGCCACTTCGTCGTCAATGGCGATCTGCCCCAGCGGGCTGACCCAGACGCCCGACTCGAAGACCTCCCCAACCGCGGCATGTCCGCGATGGTCGGCCCCGAGCAGGATGAACGTCCCCCCGCCGTCTGCCGCGGCCAGCGAAGCCCCGCCGGCCAGCGTCTTGAACGTCAGCGCCGCCACGGCGCCGCTGTAGACCCATCCGGCATGGGGCGCCAGCCCGCCGCGCGGGTCGCCGGGCGCTGAGGGGGGCAAGGCGGCAGCCTCGAACAGGCGCATCACGTGATGGCGACAAGACGAGGGCGATTCCTCGTAGAACGCCCCGGCGTGGAACGGATGTCGCATGTTGGTCGCCACGGATGGTCTTTTCCCTTTCAGCGATTATCCGCGCATTGTATCATGCCTGTATATTATTAGGCTAGGACCCATCATGAGCCCGCAATCCGAACGACAGAGCGAACAAGCCGACGCCCTGGCTGCACTGGCTGGCGGGCAATCCCCCACCGCCGCCCCGCAGTCCAAACCCGTGTCGGCGGTGAATCTTTCGGCCGCTTCACGCCGGGCGACGCCGAGCAAGCAGGCGCGCGAGGCGTCATTCCAGGCCAAGTCCGCCAAGGCCCAGGCCTATCAGTTCAAAAACTTCATGATCCCGATGCTCCTGGCGGCGGCGGTGCTGTTGTTGCTGCTGGGGGTACTGGCGGCTTTCAATCTGCCCGCGGCGGACTATGCGGCCGACCATCCCGACGAGGTCATCTGCAAAGGTTGGTTCAAGCCCTTGGTGATCGCAACGTTCCCGCTGGCGCTGATCCTGGTCGCCGGAGCGTTGGTTTTCTGGCTGGACGTTCGCGCGCACCGGAAAGGAACCGCCGCCGTCTGAAATCCGCCTGGCGAAGCAAGTCCGGGGGGAGGGAGAATACCGTCTTGAAAACTGCCACTGAAAGGCCCTGGGGATCCCTAAGCTGGCCCAACCGCATCAGTCTGCTGCGACTGCTGCTGGTGGCGCCGTTCATCGTCCTGCTGCTCAGCCAGGGCGATGACGGATGGCCGTGGGCACGCCATGTCGCCATCGCGATCTTCGTGGTCATGGCCGTCAGCGACATGGTCGACGGGATTCTCGCCCGCCGGCTCCAGCAGAAGACCCGCCTGGGGGCCATTCTCGACCCGCTGGCCGATAAGATCCTCATCATCTCTTCCGTGCTGGTGCTCTCGCAACCGGCCAAGGCTGTTCCCGACGCCATGCTTCCCAACTGGGTGGTGGTGGCCGTGGTGGGCAAGGATTTGTGGATCGTCATCGGTTTTCTTGTGGTATATTTGGTCACGGACAAGCTGCGGGCCGAACCCAGCATCAGCGGCAAAGCCTCTACGATGGCACAACTGCTGATGGTCGGTTTCGTCCTGGTAGCACCGGAACTCGATGCAGCGGCCCCGGGACTGGCCTTGGGCAAATGGATCGTCCGGGTCCTGATGTATGCGGTGGCGGTCCTGGCTGCACTGGCCGTCATCAGCTACACCCGCAAGGGCCTGCGGACCATCGCCCAGCATCAGAAACCACTGGAAAACCATCGCGCCACCCATGACCAACCCCATGCACCCGATTGAAGACATCCTCAATGAACTCCGTGCCGGGCGAATGATCGTCCTGGTCGACGATGAATCTCGCGAAAATGAAGGGGACCTGGTCTGTGCGGCCGAGAAGGTCACCCCCGAGATCATCAACTTCATGGTTCGCGAGGGCTGCGGCGTGGTCTGCATGCCGATCAACTCCGCCCACGCCGAGCGCCTGGGCCTGCATCCGCAGACCCCCGTGAACACCTCGCTGCACGGGACGGCTTTCACCGTCACCATCGACGCGGCGACGGGGATCACCACCGGCGTGTCGGCGGCGGACCGGGCGCGGACCATCCAGATCGCCGCGCGCGACACGAGCACCCCGGCCGACCTGGTCCGCCCCGGGCACATCAACCCGCTGCGGGCTCTGGACGGCGGCGTCCTGGTGCGCGCCGGACAGACCGAGGGCGCCGTCGACCTGGCGCGACTGGCCGGGCTCAGGCCCGCCGGCGTCATCTGCGAGATCATGAACCCCGACGGCACGATGGCCCGCCGCGACGACCTGGAAAAGTTCTGCCAGCGCCACAGCCTCAAAATGTGCAGCGTCGCCGACATCATCCGCTACCGCCTGCGACAGGAGAAGCTCATCAGCCGCGCCGTCGAGGTCGACATCGAACTCGAGGCCGGCAAGTTCCACCTGATCGCCTACACCTCGGTGGTGGACATCGAGCCGCACGTGGCGATCTGCATGGGCGGCGTGGGAGAACTCGACGCCCAGGGCGTGCCCGTCGTCCACGACGACCCGGTGCTCGTGCGAGTCCACAGCGAATGCCTCACCGGCGATGTCCTGGGCAGCCTGCGATGCGACTGCGGCGGGCAGCTCCAGACGGCGCTGAAAGCCGTTGCGGCCGCCGGAAAGGGCGCGGTGGTCTACGTGCGACAGGAAGGGCGGGGCATCGGCCTGGTGAACAAGCTGCGGGCGTACAAGCTGCAGGTCGAGCAAGGCATGGACACCGTTGAGGCCAACCTGCACCTGGGCTTCGAGCCCGACCGCCGCGACTACGGGATCGGCAACCAGATCCTTCGCGACCTGGGCCTGACGCGCCTGCGCGTGATGACCAACAATCCCCGGAAGATCTACGGCCTGGAAGGCTTCGGTCTCAAGATCGTCGAGCGGGTCGGAATCGAATTGCCCCCCCACGCCCACAACCGCGACTACCTGCAGACCAAGAAAGACAAGATGGGCCACATTTTGGAGCAGTTGTGAGTGGTAAGTGGTGAGTGGTGAGTTTCTTCACTCAACACGCACCCCTGCTTCTAAAGTTTCTCACTCACCACTCACCATCCACAATTCACAACTTCTTCTACGGCGCGCTGTCGGACGCCCAAAACCATGTCAGCGACTGACCGTTGAAGTAGCGCCCCGTTCCGCTGCCGCCGCCGATAAAGTTCGTCTTCGTGGCCGGCAGAACGTCTTCGGCCGTGGCCGCAGCGCCGGCGGCCGAGGGAATCCACTTCACATTGCCGCCGGCATAGAGGTGGTTGCTGCCGGCAAAGACTCCGCCGTCGCTGTGGTTGTACACCGTCGGGCTGATCCCCGTGTCGGTCGTACCGCTATTTTCGGCCACGTCGGCCGCAATGACATAGTTGCTGTTGGTGCGCATGGGGCTGCGACTCAGCGCCGTGGGCGTTCCGACCCCCGACGGGACGGGGTTGAGCCCGTATGTCCAGATATACGACGTGAGCACCGCGTTTCCCCAGTTGCCCGGCACGGCGGCGTTACGCGATGGATCGGTCGTGGGATTGATGTAACACACCGGGCGGCTGGGGCACTTGACGATATTGCTCAACTCGCCCATTCCCGCCCCGACCAGAGCGTTGTAGACTGCGGGCGATTTTACCCCCGCAGACATCCCGTGCTCCCCCGCGGCCCCTTCGTTGTACTGCATCGCGTAGAGAATCGCCCCGAACGGCGTCGTGCGGGGAATGTACGGCCGCGGGTAATATCCGCCGGTGCTGATGGCGTAAGCGTTAAGGCGCATCCCCATGGTGTTGAGGTTGGAGGCGCATTCGGTCCGCTGCATCTTGCTCAGGATGCTTTTGATAACCGGAACGAGCAAGGTGACCAGGAGCATAATGATGCCGATCACGATCATCAGCTCCATCATGGTAAACGCTCTGCGCCGAGCCATCGCGCCGCTCCCTTTCCTCTGCCACAACGGGCAGATCAGGCAGGCCTGTCCTCCCAGAAGAAGTATAACGCGTGGGACAGGGGCGGTCAAGAAAGCCCAGGAAGCTGAACTGAAGTGGCGGGTGTCACTGAAAGCCGACAGCAGATAGCAGACAGGGACATTGCTAACGCCTCCCCGCCTTATTAGAATCACTTCCATGGACAGACTGGTATCCATCCTGGAGCGGTTCGGGCGCCCGCGCGTGGCTCTGGTGGGCGACTTCATGCTCGACCGCTACATCTACGGCAACGTCGACCGGCTCAGTCCCGAGGCCCCCGTGCCCGTCCTCAACGTCGGGCGCCGCGAGGTGCATCCCGGCGGGGCCGCCAGCGTCGCCGCGGCGATGCTCGCCCTGGACGCCGAAGTCTGTTGCGTCGGCGTGATCGGTAAAGACTCCCACGGCGAAGAGCTCGTGCGCCTGCTGGGCGAAGCCGACACCATGTCGCTCATGCGCCTCTACGACCGCTGCACCACCGTCAAGTGCCGCTACGTCGGCCTGGCCCAGCACCGCCACGCCCAGCAGATGCTGCGCGTCGATGAGGAGCAGGCCGGCGAACTGCCCGAGGAGGTAGGCAACCGCCTCGTGGCGGCTTTGCGGGGCGTGGTGCAGGGCTGCAAGGTCGTCGCCCTCCAGGACTACGATAAGGGCGTTCTAACCGACACGACGGCGCCGGAGTTCATCAATGTCGCCCGCAAGGCCGGCGCCGATGTCGTCGTCGATCCGGCACGGATCAGAAGCTACCGCCGCTACCTCGGCGCCACGCTGCTGACGCCCAACCGCTACGAAGCCGAACTGGCCAGCGGCGTGACCATCACCGACGAAGAATCCATGGCCCGCGCCGCGCGGGAGATCATCCGCGAGGCCGAAGCCCAGGCCGTCATCATCACTCTCGACCGCGAGGGCGCCTTCCTCTTTACCCGCGAGGGCGTCGCACGCCGCATCGCCACCAAGCCCCGCAGCGTCTACGACGTTACCGGCGCCGGCGATGAAGTGCTGGCGATGATGGCCGTGGCTATCGCCAACCGCTGCAATCTCACCGACGCCGTCGAACTGGCCAACGTCGCCGGCGGGCTCGAGGTCGAACGTTTCGGCGTCGTGCCCATCACGCGGGACGAGGTGCTGGCCGAGTTGCACAAGATGATCGGCCTGCGAGGCAGCAAGGTGCTGGCGCGCCGCAGCCTGCTGCATGAACTGGCTCGCCTGCGGCAGGGAGGGCATACGATCGTCTTCACCAACGGATGCTTCGACCTGCTGCACATGGGGCACGTACGGTACCTCGCCCAGGCCCGCACCATGGGCACCGCCCTGGTCGTGGCGATTAATTCCGACGAAAGCGTGCAGCGGCTCAAAGGTCCCAGCCGCCCGATCATTCCCGCCGCCGAACGCGCCGAAATGCTCGGGGCCCTCGAATGCGTCGACTACGTCACGATCTTCGACGAGGATACGCCCGAGACCCTGCTGGAACTGATCAAGCCCGACATCCTGGTCAAGGGCGGAACCACGGCCGTGATCGTCGGGCAGGACATCGTAGAAAACTACGGCGGACGCGTGCTGACGCTCCAGCAGGTCGAAGGGCTCAGCACCACGGCGATCATCGGACGGATAATGGAACAGTCCGGCGGGCAAGCCTAGATTTTGAGATCTCAGATTTGAGATTCCAGATTGCGGAGAATGGATTCCATGAGCAACAAAGCGATTTTTCTCGATCGGGACAAGACCCTCATCGCAGACCCGGGATACCTGGCCGACCCCGAGGCCGTCAAGCTCCTGCCCGGGGTGGAGCTGGCCATCAAGTCTCTTCGCCAGACCGGGTACCTGATGGTCGTGGTGACTAACCAGTCCGGAATCGCCCGCGGGCTGTTGACTGAAGAGGCGTTGGACAACATCCACGCCCAACTGCGCCGCCTGCTGGCCGACAAGAACGCCCACGTCGACGCGATCTACCACTGCCCCTTTCATCCTGAAGGCACCGTCGAAAAATACGCCTGCGAGTCCGACCTGCGCAAACCCAATCCGGGGATGCTGCTCAAGGCCGCCGAAGAGCACGACATCGACCTGGCCCAGAGTTGGATGGTCGGCGACAGCGCCCGCGATATCGAAGCCGGACAGCGAGCCGGCTGCCGAACCATCCGCATCCGCACCCCCGGCACTGAAAGCACCGCCGACGGCGGCGATGACGAAGGCGTCCAGGCCGACTACACCGTGCGCAATCTCGTCGAAGCCGCCCGCGTCATTCTTCGAGCGCCGGCCGTCGCCGCGGCGGTCCCCGAGGCTGCGCCGCCGGCCGCCCCCGCGACGCTGCCCCGAGCGGGCCTGGCGGCCATGAGCCGGCAAACCGCCGCTCCACGCACCATGCCCTCCCTCGCCGCCGCGCCCGCAGCCGCACCGCCTGCCGACGAAACAGTTGACGACGAACCCGAAACCGCCGTCGATGCACCCGCCCCCGCCAGCGAACAGCACGTGCGACTGGAAATTCTCCGCCACGTCCGCCAGATGGCCCAGACCGCCCTGACCGAACGCGAAGACTTCAACGTCTGGCACATGCTGGCCATGTTCGCCACGATCATGGCCATAATGGCGCTGGGCGGGGCCGTCTGGAAGTTCTTCCAGGACGGAACCGGCAACGTGGGCGTCAGCCAGTTCTGGGCGACCGTCGCGGTAGCGCTGCAGATGATGGCCTTGACTTTTTTCGTCGTCCGACGGCTGAAGTAGGCCCTGGACCGTAGAATAGATTGAACATCAGAAGCAGGAGCCCCATGATGATGAGATATCCAGTGATTGGCGTTTCAGTTTTGGCGATCGCCCTGTCGCTTTCGGGCGGGTGCAAGGACAAACAGCAGACGACCCAGCCCCCCGCCCGCACGTTGAACGTGCCCAAACCCGCCACCGACGCCATGGACGCCCCGCACGCCGCGCAGGCCGGAAAACTCATCAACGGCGGCGTGAGCTATCTGCTTGCTGCGCGAACCGCAGACGGCGGCTGGAGCCTCGGCGGTCCTGACGCCGACCCGGCCATTACCTCGCTGGTTCTCAAGGCGCTGCTGGGACACGGCGATTTCAACAGCAGTTCCCCCGAGGTGCAGAAGGCCTTCGCCGCCGTCCTGAAGTACCGCCAGAGTGACGGCGGCATCTACGACCCCAAACTGGGTTTCCAGAGCTACACGACTGCCACGGCCGTCACCGCGCTGGCCGCGGCGAAGGATCCCAAGTTCAACGAGGCGATGGCCGGCGGCGTGAAGTTTCTCCGCACGATCCAGATCAAGGTCGGCAACAAGGCGCCCGACGGAACGGTGATTGAAGACTCCGACGTGCGACGCGGCGGCGTGGGCTACGGCACCAGCGGCGAGCCGAACCTCAGCGTGCTGAACTTCTGGACTGAAGCCATGAAGGACGCCGGCGTGGGGCCCGAAGACCCGGCCATGAAGGAGGCCCTGCTCTTCCTGACCAATCTCCAGAACCGCAGCGAGTCGAGCACGCGGCCGGTCGATGCCGCCGTCAATGACGGCGGATTTCCATACGATCCCAAGGAAAGCAAGGCCGGCGCCGGTCCGGGCAGTCAGGGGCTTCGCAGCTATGGGTCGATGACGTATGCGGGCTTCAAGAGCATGCTCTATGCCGGCGTGACCAAGAACGACCCGCGCGTGCGGGCGGCGTTCGACTGGATCCGCACCTACTGGCGCCTGGACGCCAATCCCAACATGCCCCAGGCCCAGTCGCAGGAAGGCCTGTACTATTACTACATGGTCTTCGCCAAGGCGCTGCGGGCATGGTCTGAGCCGGTCATCACCGACGCCGAAGGCGCCAAGCACAACTGGCGCCAC from Planctomycetaceae bacterium carries:
- a CDS encoding PQQ-binding-like beta-propeller repeat protein is translated as MNRCRLFSIAMVALFGLVSAAAAGDWPTYRHDYRRSSVTDEKIDVASLGLLWAWHSGQLPQRAWDGAAHIDAYHGGNPGDMRNYDPAFYAVAAGGAVLFGSTADDSVHCIDAATGKERWRFTTGAPVRVAPTVDAGKVYFGSDDGFAYCLALADGKEVWRFSPQADVRRIMNNNRAVAVQPCRTGVMVDKGTAYCAFSMLPWERSYVCALDAATGKPTGDGRYVRVYEQFSLEAAGVLTDTDFIIPQGRSAGMRFRRSDGKDLGGASSGSFIMIGPGGNILSGPGNKGQSLGGIGGAYDVAVAGDTFVAGGRGIVVPAGRRESKWSTNLPEARVVIVAGGVVFGGGADRVAAYNAADGKELWTAPVIGTVWGLAAADGRLIVSTEAGHVYCFGRGGKSGGESPPAVGGAAMGAADPSPIKLPVGPYVQFTAPDKAMVFWQTAEPATTVLEYGRGQNFKKVEKAQKTTDHSAEMTGLELRAGYQYIIRVAGRSTGVHGLDTTFNYTVPQIDAGAQPYGADTSPVSSVAQNVLAQTTARDGVCVVLGCGDGKLAFEIAKASSLCVIGYDTDAAAIEKGRAALIAAGVYGMRVSLHHAPKANDVELVSDVANLVIAAPNQPYAASEVARLVKPGFAAVAIGEGGKPAVTAKAIPAGTGAWSHQYGNADNTSYGSEELRGATSTAELPVQWVGRPGPRYQPDREPRKPAPLAAGGRLYAQGLRRIVTMDSHNGTILWSLEIPNMIRMNMPDDCGNWCADDQFLYVAVENTCWKIDGATGKLASTFAMPTKGDWWGYIGRESKVLVGSVNQGGPATNYTGRGGWYDDASSRKVCSSELFALDPVTGKTLWQHAKGTIINSTIAMTDTRAYFIESRSGNLWGDQTIVALDLASGKAVWEAPFKSPGGAIVYFFAHSDKYLVLGANVGYTYHVFVFSDSSGKELWHKTANGRGDHGAHMTHTAVVDGVVYARPKTFDLATGKELRDMPGGSCGTYSCSRYGVFFRANHTTMWSNSVNQSSNYYRLRPDCWLSVVAGSGMLLSPEASGGCTCGGWIETSVGFKPQTDLPVFQTADLQFTGTLNVLVRKPLAGGEVHYTLDGSDPTPASPKAAGSIPISRSCEVRLTLVKDGAAGKVVSRSFERIESKGATDVTVNFQPPGKVPDGCVGDFGEPFGMRPSGYSYGWSQPMKDATRARRGADRRQGTQIFFMPGVTWSITVENGTYDVTVCVGDGDYKMPDGTIYVNGVTLCEGISLGQEDHKAFTKEVKVTDGRITMKSHQKAAPGDRTRVNYITIKKKN
- the glmM gene encoding phosphoglucosamine mutase, encoding MDRLMVTVSGVRGTVGKTLTAEVAKDFGLAFGAMLGAGRRAVIGRDSRPSGPMFRDAIVQGLIASGVSVVDVGLASTPAVALMTRRLHADGGVIITASHNPAQYNGIKFLQPIGTGLAAVDAERLKRIWQQRGFDILPPHQQGALGQDTSAAETHVQTVLAHCNARTIAAGNLSAAVDSVNGAGGQEAAMLLQRLSCRLTHINAEPSGQFAHPPEPIAENVTELCDVVVRSGADVGFAQDADADRLAIVDEKGTFIGEEYTLALAAAFVLTQRKGRIATNLVTSRMVDDIAAAAGCAVVRTPTGEANVVEGMLRTQCMLAGEGGGGVIEPAVVPVRNSLVAMAYVLQYIAEQRRPLSALVAALPRYTMIKTKIPCPLGADVLVAAAVRKAFATRSGAEFNDADGLRIDLPEGWVCVRASNTEPIMRIIAEAAQPAAAQALVDEVTAIARQAS
- the amrB gene encoding AmmeMemoRadiSam system protein B — translated: MRHPFHAGAFYEESPSSCRHHVMRLFEAAALPPSAPGDPRGGLAPHAGWVYSGAVAALTFKTLAGGASLAAADGGGTFILLGADHRGHAAVGEVFESGVWVSPLGQIAIDDEVAAAILAAPGADTLLRANPHAHDQEHSLEVQVPFIQVICPRAKIVPIAVPPAPEAIDIGQVIGGVLAAFPNSCVVGSTDLTHYGGHFGSPHGRGAAGEQWARRNDNRMLQRIEAMDAQAVLAEADVHRSACGSGAVAATIAACRALGATRGVCLEYTNSYEVVHRKYPDYEDDTTVGYASVVFS
- a CDS encoding CDP-alcohol phosphatidyltransferase family protein; the encoded protein is MKTATERPWGSLSWPNRISLLRLLLVAPFIVLLLSQGDDGWPWARHVAIAIFVVMAVSDMVDGILARRLQQKTRLGAILDPLADKILIISSVLVLSQPAKAVPDAMLPNWVVVAVVGKDLWIVIGFLVVYLVTDKLRAEPSISGKASTMAQLLMVGFVLVAPELDAAAPGLALGKWIVRVLMYAVAVLAALAVISYTRKGLRTIAQHQKPLENHRATHDQPHAPD
- a CDS encoding bifunctional 3,4-dihydroxy-2-butanone-4-phosphate synthase/GTP cyclohydrolase II encodes the protein MTNPMHPIEDILNELRAGRMIVLVDDESRENEGDLVCAAEKVTPEIINFMVREGCGVVCMPINSAHAERLGLHPQTPVNTSLHGTAFTVTIDAATGITTGVSAADRARTIQIAARDTSTPADLVRPGHINPLRALDGGVLVRAGQTEGAVDLARLAGLRPAGVICEIMNPDGTMARRDDLEKFCQRHSLKMCSVADIIRYRLRQEKLISRAVEVDIELEAGKFHLIAYTSVVDIEPHVAICMGGVGELDAQGVPVVHDDPVLVRVHSECLTGDVLGSLRCDCGGQLQTALKAVAAAGKGAVVYVRQEGRGIGLVNKLRAYKLQVEQGMDTVEANLHLGFEPDRRDYGIGNQILRDLGLTRLRVMTNNPRKIYGLEGFGLKIVERVGIELPPHAHNRDYLQTKKDKMGHILEQL
- a CDS encoding type II secretion system protein is translated as MARRRAFTMMELMIVIGIIMLLVTLLVPVIKSILSKMQRTECASNLNTMGMRLNAYAISTGGYYPRPYIPRTTPFGAILYAMQYNEGAAGEHGMSAGVKSPAVYNALVGAGMGELSNIVKCPSRPVCYINPTTDPSRNAAVPGNWGNAVLTSYIWTYGLNPVPSGVGTPTALSRSPMRTNSNYVIAADVAENSGTTDTGISPTVYNHSDGGVFAGSNHLYAGGNVKWIPSAAGAAATAEDVLPATKTNFIGGGSGTGRYFNGQSLTWFWASDSAP